TATTTGCAACTAGAACAGAAACAGTCTGAGagagttttcatttcttcttccaaaaagGAAATGCAACTGTTTTAACATTTGAGTTGCTTAGCTGGAAACATCTGAGATGGAAAGAGAAATCCAAATGGCATCCCTGATTCTTCTTTCAGAATCCAGAGAATAAGCTATCATTACACCATGAGTTCTCTCTTGTGTACTGGAAAttaaagttgtcttttttttttcaaactgaaaaagatGCAGCTGAGTGGGTATACAATAGAAGTCTATAAACTTGTGAGTGGAATGGAGAAACAGTGAGGAATAGTCGTTCACTGTCTCTTCACCAGCACCAAAGTATTCTTCTACCCTGCTGTATCACAAAATTACTGCCCTGTTTCTATGATCCTCCTTAATCATCTGCTCTTGACTGCTACTGGACGTAGGATCTTGAATTAGATGCACTTTTGAGCTAGCCCATTAAAACAGGTCTATGTTATATTACATTGAGCAACACATAAATTGATTAAATACTGAGTACACCCAACTCCTAAAAGTTTGTGGTTTACTGTTCATGGGATGCATTTCCAGAAGACAAGGTGAGATTTTATACCACAAGGAAAACAACATACCAAACCAACAACCATAAGGAAAACAATGCTTGCAACATCAATCTACTTAAGCGTAACACTTGGGAGCAGAGTTAGTCTCATGTATACATGTTCCTTCCATTGGACGCTCCATATACTGTCGGGCAGAATTTAAATCCATGCTCTGACCCCTGGTTCTACGGTAACATTTAGTAAATTTTAGCCAAGACGTTTCTATTATctatcattttctttccttcctaagATCCCCATTTGCAATATAGCTTATATATGCTATTGAGATTAATACTTGGATAAAAGTTATCTGAGGTCTGTTCAGAGATGTTAAGTGTGAGGACTTGCAGTAGAGATtcgttaaaaaataaaacaaaaccaacatatAATTAACCTTAGCATGCATTTATGTAGTGAAAGAGAAAGTGTTTCTATAATAAAAATTTGCTAGCACCAGCTACACATCTGTCAGCCACTTATTCCATATCTTATCATACTCTGGAAAAAGACTAAAAATCAAAGGAagagtttataaaaaaaattgtctataCTAATTCTGTGTCCCTGGGCTTTACTCTGGAATCAAGCAGGGAAAATGAAGCACTGCTTTCTATGAAAAGGGTGCAGGTATAGCACTTTAGATGAATTAAGTACTCTATGCTGCCCTTTCTCTTAAATTCTTCAAATAGTGCTTCTAAGAAAGTTCAGTAGTGCTGTGCACCATGAAAAAAAGCACCAcgtcctttttttaaattgcagtgaCTATGCTGGGATGACAATAATGCCAAAGAGAGCTTAAATTAAACAGCACTAACAACAGACCTGCAAAGTCCTACAGATCAGTCCTATGGATGATTATAGAAATCACTTCCACCACATGCTTTTAAATCCTGACTGAACAGCAGGTTTACCACAATAGTACTGACACAAAGGCGTGCCTCTCTCTCACCTTTCTCTATCACAACCTTGTGATTACTGGTCTGATCATTGAACCACCCTGAGATCTCCACGCGGCAGCAGTATATCCCGCTGTCTGCTTCCTCTGCATTCACAATCGTGAGGGACACGTCACCCTTCTTCAGGTTCCCTTCCAACTTGTACCTGGTGCCATGCTGCTCTGTCACCTTCCACCCATCTGTCCAGATAATGGTCCGATAACATTTTGAAACAGGGCAGCTGTCACGACCCCAGCACATTGATGTGATATCTTGTGTGCTCTTAACACTGTATGAGCAGGGCACAGAGACATTCTGACCAACCATTCCTTTCACGAGTGATTCCGATTTGGTGGAGTCTGTGGACAAAAAGACAAATGTAGTTGTTTAGCACAGTGTGTGCAAGTGGAAGCTTCTCACACATCTCACAAACACCACCAAGCATTGCTGGATTGGGTTTTCCAGGAATGGATGTGAATCCCAGCAGAATTGACACAGTGAGGGATAATGATTGGGCCAGCAATTTGTTCGGAATGTGTCTCtagtcagagaaagaaaaacacactttCTGCAGTCTCTGCAGGTGGGCAGAGAGGTGAAGAGAGAACAGAGTTTGGATCCCCACAACTTGGTGGCTTCTCTTTAGCCACGTCTAGTCTGttagctctttcttttttatttagttcAGATTTAATCCAAGCCACACACAGGGGAACAGTAAAACATTGACTTTCATTTAAACCATTGTGCAGAACTCTTCCTCCCTTTCAATGAAAAGCCACTAAATGGCAGGTTTCATCAGAATGATCACTGCTGaacatgtttccttttttcttgcctAACAACAGATTTCGCCTATTCCTatcaagagatttttttcagagcttttctgagaaatttcattccctcttttttcactaccttattttcttccctcattCTTATGCAGTTTCTAACTTGTTTGGTTCCAATTAAAAGtcatttttcacatttccagGAGGCTGTGCTACACAATTTGAGTCAAAACAGTGAGACCTAGCAGCCAGCAGCCCATTCATCACAGTGAGATAgtttcttttgctgtattttagaCCACTCCAGTCAATATTCCCTTTAGGAGGGTTTTAATAAAAGCTGTATTAAGTGCCAGCCAAAAATCATTTGTGCTCTGGTGATCCAGTCATAGGCATCCTGTAACCATCTTCTCCTAACAGGTCACCCAGTGGGGCTCCTGACGTGCACATTCTGTCTGCTTGTACTTCAAAGAAAAACGTTTGCCATATCCTTACCACTACACATTGATTATCAAATTCAGTAACATGGGATCACATGCGTTAATATTTCAATCTATCTGTACTGACATTTCAGGGATAGAATTCTCTGCAGCAACTATATGCAACAATTTCTCTCTATTAAAAATCTAGCCCAGTCTATAATTAGGAAGGGAGCTCCGCAAAGCAGGTCCACCAACATGCACCAGTGGATCCCAAGAAGCTATTATAGTTAAAAATAAGTCTGCATTCAGAGACTTTGCCACAATAGCATACTAGAAACTAATCTCtgaaaagaatgtattttatttattataaaaaagCGAGCTCTAAATGAATCTTAACATAAGTCTTTATAAATAACTAGAGGAAATAATATCTGTAATATCCCTTTTCCTTCTACTGAACATAATCTACCACCAAATTTTTAATGTCTATCTGCCTATATTAGTACCACTCCGCAACCTGTTGTTTTCAGTGCTATTGCCTTTAGCAATATTTTCCTAGGACTGCTTTCTcagaataaaaaaggagaaattatcaATTTTATTATCAATAAAATTTCATATTGGCTAAAAAACACCAGAAGCCACAGTTGACCTTGCCCCTGTCTTCCTAAGCATTCACCTTCACAAAGCCTGTTAAAATATCCTTTTACatcttttcaaaaattatttaaagttcTCTGCTCATTTCAGATCCTTAtctaaaaaacctgaaagatcATTCACTAGTAAGATCATCAGACAGcccaagcagcagcatcttTAAAACCATCATACCCtcaatattattttgttttaaaaaggagatAAGACCATCAGAAGACTATGGAGCCACTCTGATAAAGTTCTATTCATAACACAAATCTGCAGTTTCTGTGCCATGTCACCACTCTTCCCATTGTAATATAAAGTCTCCCTACCTCCATCCACCTCCACCTATTCATTTAGGCCCACTTAATTACctgtgaacagcagcagcagaatccAGTTCATGCAGAAATAAGACAACATTGTGGCTGAAGATGTGGAACAACACTCCTGCTCACCCTTCAGGCACCTACATTCAAGAAGAACTTTTCTTCATAAACACCTAGTTTTACTTCTTCGTACGTCCCCTTCAGACACAGCTCAGAATGCCCTTTAGTCTAATCCGGGTTGTCTTTCCTGTGGTTAGTCTGTTAATCGCTAGCAGCGGAGCACTGCTGCTGGTACTGCACACAGCTGAACTCTTCCTGACTGTGGTTTGACTAAAAGGCTAAAATACTTAGCAGTACTTCAGTACTTCTTGTTTTTTCCAGACCTGCTCGATTGCAGCAGATGAAACTGTTATCAGCACCACTGAGCTGACACAACTATCAGTAATCCATTGCCCCATACTGCTTCCCATACCTGGTTTTGCTGTAGTAGGTAGAATTTGGATAAGAGATTACACAGGATACACAACAGACTGTGGTAAACAGAAAGGACTTTGCAAAATAAGATTCCTAGGAAGAACTGCTCAAGCATTTAAACATAAGTTCCTGCTTCTACTACTTAGAAGCAGCTCAGAGCATTTTTAGGcaaatgctattttctttttaatctgataGTATTGGAAAGCTGCCCTACTGTTACGCAGTTGTAGCCTAATAGATTTGCAGTTTCTCATCATCTGACTCTTAACAATTTTATATTGTAAAAGCCCAGATGCATACAAAGTAACACACACAGCACACAGAGGTTACTTTAAAAGTAGCATGGAAACCACGCCATCTCAGGCTCAAGGCTTGCTTTGACAAAATGTTGCTGAATATAGCTGTTGAGAAATGGTGTTGCCTGGCTACTCTCCCTGACCCTGGATTACCTAACTCTTCTTGAGGACATCTTGTCTTTATGTTGTTTGGACTAGAACTGCAGCTGGGATCAAGTGTATTTGATTGAGGGCCAACAAACACTCCTTGCTGAAGTAACTAATCTACTTTACACTGCGTTATACAGACGAAATTAAGTTGTAAGGAGGTACTTTTTATCAAaaactgaaacagcagaaatgctTCCAAAAACATACCCTCATAATAAGGTTAGGCTAGAATCAGAATCAACAGAGCTGTCTGGCACTGACTACCTTGCATGAGAGCAAAGTGAGTTTAAGTAAAGAGGAGGAGAGACAAGGAATAAACATAGCCACGAGACAGATGAACGCTAGCAACATACCTGTAGGAAAGagctgagaggaggagggagaaagggggaTTTTTGCACGCAGTGGCTGGAAGCAGGACtcagaaaatgctgcttcttcagTCCTCTTGTTTCTGGGAAAACCGGAAACTACAGGAACAATTCTGATCATTAATGGCAGGATCCTGAAACTGCTCTGCACAAATGAAAAAGGCAGGGCAACCTGGCTCTGGTAGAAGGTGGGTGACCACATTCACCACAGCCATGCCATGATGGTGCACGGCACCATCTGAGGAACTCCTCTTGGTGGTTCAGCACGTGACAAACACCCATCTGCAGACCAGCACACGGCCCTTCTGCCAGCTACCTGCCATAACGTGCGGCATGCATGGGTCCGCATGCATTCCTCCTCTGCGTGGGCCACGTCAAagctctgaaataaataaatgtgataaGAAACTAAGGAAGGTGTTATCCCAGAGCTCTGCCTGATCCCATTCTACCCACTCCACCCAGTTTGGTTCGCTGATACAATAGTCTATAGTAGTTCACGTGCTGGCTGCATCCCCCAGAAAGCTGTTCTGGTCACACAGTAAAAGAATGTGAGAGCTACAGGGCAACGGTTAACCCACTTGCCTTGGATTTCGTCTCAAACACAGACCATATGGAATGCCTTGATATCATTTCTGAGTGTCTACATGTCTGTTTTCCAAGTTCCTGGTTTTTGTTTATGCAAGAAGCAAGCACCACTTCTGCAGAAAAGGTGCCAACGTCATCTTTTTCATGCAGCCCTTAAAGTAGCCGCACATTTTTTCTTGACTCAAAAGTAGCCGCACATTTTTTCTTGACTCAAAAGTAGCCGCACATTTTTTCTTGACTCAAAAGTAGCCGCACATTTTTTCTTGACTCAGAGCATATAGCCAGATCatactttgtaaaaataaacgcaaaccaaaacattaaatattgaAACAAATTGAAAGCATTGTTGGAAACATCTATTCATTGCActattttaaagttataaacTTTCCCCTTTCTGTCCACTGGTGACACACTTGGCTTCTCTGTATCAAGAAACTTTTGGAACTTTTCAAGTAACTGTACTTCTGTTATCCCTGTGCTTGTTCAGATAGTGTAAGAGAAGggctgggcttttttcttttcctttttttttttaaaaaaaaacatccAACAAAATGCTGCTTAACACCTGATGTTAACTTCATCTCATCAAGTTTCATAAGGTACATGCATTAACATTTCAGGGGTAGAACACTTCAAATGTTATcatatcaaaaaataaaatcaggatttGCTGAGGAAAGATCTCATCAGGAGCAGGTCAACACACTAGAGAAGACAACATTTATCATCTCTTTTGCTAGTCAGTGAGTCACATCATCCTAGCAATTGCAAAACGCATTTCCTCAGAGTAACAGCCACACGTCATCCACTGCCTTCACCGCTGCTACAGTCTGTTGCTTTCCCAAGAGCAAAGttgtaacagaaaaaaggaaaactatcATTGCTTTGATtgacaaaggaggaaaaaaatcattattttggCTGAAAAAAGCCCAGTAAGCCTCCCACAGCTTTCTAAGGGTTTGCCTtaaacatgggggaaaaaaaaaatctagaataAACAAATTATTCAGGAAACTTTTtggaaagttaaaaaatacttaagaCATAATCCCCATTTACCTCAATGGTTTCACAAAAAAAGTTGATTGCAATTGTTTGTTGCTGGTAGGACCCAGCTTGTACAGTCTTTTGAAACTATGGTAGGCCTATGACTTCactaaaagcataaaaattagacaaaaaaaatcaacagaaatcCATTGAGCATCTATGACAGTTCTTTTTGAATAGCAAAGTTAAAACGCCCATGACAAACTCTAGTTCCACAGTGCACAGCTTCTCTTATCCAGGAGGCACTCAGTGTTTCTTCATACCTTCCACAGGAAACAACATTTGCAAAGCAGATACCAAATTAATTCTGCTCACTTGCAACTGTTTTAGTTAGCTACAAGCAATATA
This DNA window, taken from Grus americana isolate bGruAme1 chromosome 14, bGruAme1.mat, whole genome shotgun sequence, encodes the following:
- the HAVCR2 gene encoding hepatitis A virus cellular receptor 2 isoform X3 — its product is MLSYFCMNWILLLLFTDSTKSESLVKGMVGQNVSVPCSYSVKSTQDITSMCWGRDSCPVSKCYRTIIWTDGWKVTEQHGTRYKLEGNLKKGDVSLTIVNAEEADSGIYCCRVEISGWFNDQTSNHKVVIEKAPGSTSESSFTITSTWLSVSASEAPRTASGPCSSTSDCSDVTSNLQNTSVSLPSQQYSENGLYIGIGLCAVLLTILVLALFLTRRYLYNKKKTGDFANFVAYWRPERAGNRRALEDEVHAEENIYVIH
- the HAVCR2 gene encoding hepatitis A virus cellular receptor 2 isoform X1; the encoded protein is MWSPTFYQSQVALPFSFVQSSFRILPLMIRIVPVVSGFPRNKRTEEAAFSESCFQPLRAKIPLSPSSSQLFPTDSTKSESLVKGMVGQNVSVPCSYSVKSTQDITSMCWGRDSCPVSKCYRTIIWTDGWKVTEQHGTRYKLEGNLKKGDVSLTIVNAEEADSGIYCCRVEISGWFNDQTSNHKVVIEKAPGSTSESSFTITSTWLSVSASEAPRTASGPCSSTSDCSDVTSNLQNTSVSLPSQQYSENGLYIGIGLCAVLLTILVLALFLTRRYLYNKKKTGDFANFVAYWRPERAGNRRALEDEVHAEENIYVIH
- the HAVCR2 gene encoding hepatitis A virus cellular receptor 2 isoform X2, which encodes MWSPTFYQSQVALPFSFVQSSFRILPLMIRIVPVVSGFPRNKRTEEAAFSESCFQPLRAKIPLSPSSSQLFPTDSTKSESLVKGMVGQNVSVPCSYSVKSTQDITSMCWGRDSCPVSKCYRTIIWTDGWKVTEQHGTRYKLEGNLKKGDVSLTIVNAEEADSGIYCCRVEISGWFNDQTSNHKVVIEKAPGSTSESSFTITSTWLSVSASEAPRTNTSVSLPSQQYSENGLYIGIGLCAVLLTILVLALFLTRRYLYNKKKTGDFANFVAYWRPERAGNRRALEDEVHAEENIYVIH